The following proteins come from a genomic window of Panicum hallii strain FIL2 chromosome 8, PHallii_v3.1, whole genome shotgun sequence:
- the LOC112902622 gene encoding uncharacterized protein LOC112902622: MASQSWVADRLAEWVKTNPDKGAKFAKEKIEEEYRIKLRYSKAWAGLRLAKQQVHGTYNVSFQHLFNWAAEIARICPGSVLEYDVHKVGNKDRFKRIFVALKPCIDGFLDGYKPYIALDATRLLGTYSGQLAAATSVDGHNWLFYVAFAIFDSETTDKWMWFLNNLKRAIGSPPGLVISSDACKGLEIAVDAVYPEAENRECMRHLYANFMRTYRGPIFTQHLYPAARSYTEDQFKWHLKKIHEAFPDAIAWLENNHYRIWYRSGFSELCKCDYLTNNISESFNKQIKHLKGLLVHELVDELRELIMEKMAFRRQIGRKMDDGILPSVIMDLNKATKNLRVVKYAKTDDDFAEVTLVDSDNITRRHTVDLQNHKCSCRQWQVTGKPCNHALAWICANREKIADYVHEYYSVNKFRAAYAGMVPPMRDKTLLPMVDLGYKLYPPKQKRAAGRPKVTRIRGFLEPGRKTVRCKRCGGLGHFQKTCKIAEASDEDTSDATPQPKRKRTSDEGQTSKKRKNSKEQKGASKKKKKTAPKKKASNKENNTPTPAKKKTTPKKKRKTPKKKKALAESSAPPPKVIKKLSDYLKDLSLPSE, encoded by the exons ATGGCTTCTCAGAGTTGGGTTGCAGACAGGCTTGCTGAGTGGGTTAAGACAAATCCAGATAAGGGAGCTAAGTTTGCTAAAGAAAAGATAGAAGAAGAGTACAGAATAAAGCTTAGGTACTCAAAGGCTTGGGCTGGACTTAGGCTTGCAAAACAACAAGTTCATGGTACATACAATGTGAGTTTCCAACATCTGTTCAATTGGGCAGCTGAAATTGCGAGGATATGTCCAGGTTCAGTTTTGGAGTATGATGTTCACAAGGTTGGTAATAAGGACAGGTTTAAGAGGATTTTTGTAGCATTGAAGCCATGTATAGACGGATTTTTGGATGGTTACAAACCGTACATTGCTCTAGATGCAACTAGACTTCTTGGAACATATAGTGGTCAGCTTGCTGCAGCTACATCGGTTGATGGTCACAATTGGCTTTTTTATGTTGCATTTGCCATTTTTGATTCAGAGACAACTGACAAGTGGATGTGGTTCTTGAACAACTTGAAGAGAGCCATAGGTAGCCCACCAGGTCTAGTAATATCTTCTGATGCATGTAAGGGCTTGGAAATTGCTGTAGACGCAGTGTATCCAGAAGCTGAGAACAGAGAGTGTATGAGGCACCTATATGCCAATTTTATGAGGACATATAGAGGTCCAATCTTCACTCAACATTTGTATCCAGCTGCAAGGTCATACACAGAAGATCAATTCAAATGGCACCTGAAGAAGATACATGAAGCATTTCCAGATGCTATAGCATGGCTTGAAAATAACCATTATAGAATTTGGTATAGAAGTGGGTTTTCAGAGCTTTGTAAGTGTGATTACTTAACCAACAATATATCAGAGAGTTTCAACAAGCAAATTAAGCACCTCAAGGGGCTCTTGGTTCATGAGCTAGTAGATGAACTTAGAGAGTTGATCATGGAAAAAATGGCATTTAGGAGGCAAATTGGAAGGAAGATGGATGATGGCATCTTACCTTCTGTAATTATGGACCTCAACAAAGCCACAAAGAACTTGAGAGTTGTCAAGTATGCTAAGACTGATGATGACTTTGCAGAGGTCACACTTGTTGACAGTGACAACATCACTAGGAGACACACAGTTGACTTACAAAATCATAAGTGCTCTTGCAGGCAATGGCAAGTTACTGGGAAGCCATGCAACCATGCCCTGGCTTGGATTTGTGCCAATAGAGAGAAAATTGCAGACTATGTTCACGAGTACTACTCAGTCAACAAGTTTAGAGCAGCATATGCTGGAATGGTGCCACCTATGCGAGACAAGACACTATTACCTATGGTTGACCTTGGATACAAATTGTACCCACCCAAGCAGAAGAGGGCGGCTGGGAGACCTAAAGTGACTAGAATAAGAGGTTTCCTTGAACCTGGAAGGAAAACTGTTAGGTGCAAGAGGTGTGGAGGGCTAGGCCACTTTCAGAAGACATGCAAAATTGCTGAAGCAAGTGATGAAGACACCTCTGATGCTACACCACAACCAAAGAG GAAGCGCACAAGTGATGAAGGTCAGACATCAAAGAAGCGAAAGAACAGCAAGGAACAGAAGGGTGCttcaaagaagaagaagaagactgcTCCAAAGAAGAAGGCTAGCAACAAGGAAAATAATACTCCTACTCCTGCAAAGAAGAAGACGACTCcaaagaagaagaggaaaactCCCAAGAAAAAGAAGGCTCTAGCTGAATCAAGTGCACCTCCTCCAAAAGTGATAAAGAAGCTTTCAGATTATCTCAAAGATTTAAGTCTTCCTTCTGAATGA